TGCTTCTCGGTAGCAGCCGCAATGTAGGCGATCAACTGATCGGAAGCGGCCTCACCGTTGGCATGGGTCAGAAGCTGGATGTCATTCTCAAAAGCCCAGTCCACCGCATCCCCGACCTGCTCGGCGGTGGCGGCAGGATACCCGACATAGCCCGGTGGGTATTTGCCCACCGGCTTGTAGTAAGGCCGGTCGCGCCACGCGGTGAAGCCCTGCGGCGATCCGTCGATTGTGAGTTTGGCGCCGCCCACTCGGAAGCGATTCTTGTAGGTCGGGCTGACCTCTTTCTTGATCAAATCGCGGTCGATCAGCACATCGGGGTAGGCGACTACATCGATCTTGAGGTCGCCTTCGCCGGCGACCTCCTTCATCGCAGCCACGGCAGCGGGCATCGTCCGTCCATCCTGGGCTGTCGTGTAGCCGAAGCGCGCCCAGAGCTCCGTCCCGGCTTTGAGGAACACTCTGGATCCATCGCTTCCCACTCGCCCAAGCAACTTGAGTAGCAGCGGGAAGGCCGCCGTTTCCTCGAGCACGCCGTTTGGCTGCTCGCCGCCTTCCTTACGCTGGATGACACCCCCGGTCGGGTTCCGGGTCTGCGCCGTAATCTCTCCGACCGCAAGGGCCTTCGAGTTCACCGAGATGATGTGCCCCGACTGGTGGACGATGACGATCGGCACGTCTGTGGATACGGCGTCCAGGTCATCGCAAGTGGGATGCCTCAACTCGGCAAGCTGCGCATTGTCGTAGCCGAAGCCGATCACGAGCTTGATCTCCTTCACGGCCCTTGGGTTTTCTGCCATCCAGTCGCGGAGCGTCTGCTGGAGCGAGGCAATGTCCCTCACGTCGCCATCCGGTGGGGCCAGCATGTTTGCCGACAGAGCCTGCAACCCGCCGCCCATGACATGGCCGTGGGCATCGATGAATCCGGGAAGCATCGTTCGTCCGCCAAGGTTGATCAAGTCCGAGTCGTCGCCACTGGTCCTAAAGACCTCATCCTTCGCGCCGACAGCGAGAATTCTCCCGTCCCTCACCGCGACCGCCTCGGCCTTGGGCTGGGCGTCCTCCATCGTGACAATGGTACCGTTATAATAGATCGTATCGGCCGTTTCGGCGGACACCGCGAAAGCAAGAGCGCAGAAGGCGGTGACGCTGATTATTGGAGATTTCATGACGCTTGGTAACTCGGATTGTGTGAATCGTCAGGTGAAATCTCGCGTTCTCTCATCCATTTCTGCCGGACGCTCGGAGGTCAGGCGCGGCTTGTCAGGGCCGTCGCGCCTGCAGCGGAGTGTTGGCTATTCTCCTTACCAATGCTCCGGTCGTTTGAGCGATTCGGCACAAGCCAACTGGCCTTCAATCAGTTCCGGAACAAGCTTGCCCAACGGCCGGCACATCCAGGCATCGGGGTATGGAAGATCGTAGGGCGCACGCACTTTGTGTTCCGCGCTGAATCCGAATCTGCTGTAATAGCGGGGATCTCCCAGAACGAAGATCAGCTCGCCACCACGCTCCCGGAGTGCGGTCAGACCTGACTCGATGAGCTGCTTTCCGACGCCCATATGTTGGAACTCAGGCGCTACTGCCAAGGGCGCGAGTAGGTAAGAAGGACCTGACTTTGCGCCAGGAATTCGAACTGAGCTAAAGATTATGCTTCCGACCACGCCTTTTTCCGACTCAGCGACAAGCACCAGCATTGGTTCTGCGGATTTGTCGGCCATCAACTCCAATGCCAGATCGGCGACCAGCGGACCCTCATCTCCAAACGCTGCGAGATGAACTCCCCTGATATCCGGCGCATCTGATGATTGCGCTTCTCGAATTCGCACTGTGTCTGGAAGAGTGTCCAATGTGAAGGTCAAGCTCTCGTTCGTCAACTACCCACTCTCGGTAGTCTGCAACTGCGAGATCAGGCCAAACAGATCATAAACCACCCATCTTTCCCTGAGTTTTCCTCCTTCTACGCGATATATGGCTATCCCGTTCATGGAAATACTCCTTCCAGTCGGAGCAATTCCCCTGAATTCCCCCTCGTGGGTTCCCAAGAGTTTCCATCTCACCACTACCTTATCCCCCTCCGCGATGATATCCTCCACTTCATAGTGAGTATCTGGAAAACATCCAAGAACAGGGTTATAAAAGTCCCTGAATCCGTCGGGCCCTGTCCGACTATCCACCGACCAATCATGCGATCGAAATTCGGGAGCGACCAACTCATTGATCAACTCCTGGTTCCAGTCCGCGAAAACCTCAGCGTAAAATCTTCTCAACAATTCCTTGTTTTCACTCTCCATTCTTCCTTGTTCCTCAAATTGCCGCATTACGGGTGACTAAAAAGCCCTGTATCCATATTGTATTACGAGTTGATCGGTTCCTTTCCGAAATCCGGAGATGTGGTTCATGTTCGGCTTGGCGTTTGGGGCCAGGGATGGCCGCGCCGGCAGGCATCCCTGGAGCTGTTTGTCGGCTGTTCCCCTGATTGGCTTACTGAGGCGGCGCGGGTTCGTTGCTGCTCCACATGCCATAGATCGAGATCCATTTTCCGGTGGCGTCGCGCTTGAGGATCTCAGTGTACTTTCCTCCGTCGGTTATTGTTTCTCCGTTCTCTCCGGCAAATTTCAGTTCAAAAGTGCCAATCTCGTAACCGAGGTCTCCATCGCTTTCTGCATCAATCGTCTTGACGGATGCATCGACCAGGCCTGCGTCAATAAGGCCCTGCCAGTATTCTTGGATTCTGTCGCGTCCCGTTACGATCGGTTCGTTGGGTGGTAGCAACGACGCGTTCGCTTCGTAAAGCATGGCTGCCGCTGCTGCGTCTTTTGCGATCAACGCTTTCGCGAAGTCGCGATTCATCTGGCCCAGTTCTTCAATTGAAGCCGAATTTGTGGTGCCTGATTCGTTGCAGCCAACCATTGCGAGGCATGACATTACCACCACAGCAGCGATAGTTGTGAGTCGCATTGTTTTATTCATGATGACCTGTTTCCTCATTGTGTTCATTGATATGGCGTTTCGGCGAATGCCTGCAATTCAAAACCCGATTCTGCCGAATTCCAGCTAGAACTCGTCAGCCTAGAGGTGTGCTGGCAACGGCGCCTGCGAGGCGGAAAGGAATACACAAAGAATCCAGACCTCTTCGCCGGTCCACCAGGCGACCCCTTCTCGTCCGGCATCTGATTGGGCTGTGCCGTCTGACTCGGCCTGAAAGCCACCCAGCGATACACAGGCTATTGCGCGTCAGACCCTGTCGAGTTCAACAGACGGGCCTTGGAGTGGAAAGTCAAAGGTCGGATCCACGGCGCACCTTGCTGCTGTTGAGGTAAGGATCCACAGCCTGCCTCTTGAGCTCCTCGTCGTACGCTCTATGTGTTCTTGGCATGTCTGATTCTCCTTCCCAGACTGCCCACTTCTTGTCCACCAAATCAGGGGAGGTCTAGCGCTTCTGTTTCCCTTTTGGGTTCACTTCATCATGCCATGCATACGGAGCCAACGCGCAAAGGCATCGAACCAACCCGTGCTCGTCGTTTCCTTCGGATACATGCCGAAGCCATGGCCACCCTGCTCAAAAAGATGGAACTCCACGGGACGCTTTGCAGCCCTCCAGCTATCGATGATCCCGTAGCCGCCGTTACCGAAAAACGGATCGTCGGCGGCTAATGCAACGAACAGTGGCGGCGCATCTGCGGGCACATTGAAAGGCGCAAGCGGACCGTAGATGTTCCCGATGAAGGCGGGTTTAGCATCCTCTCCATTGGTTGTAGTCGCCAGCGTAAGCATCGCGCCAGCGGAAAAACCAACCATACCGATCCGTTTCGCGTCGATATGCCACTCGGCGGAGTGCTTACGGATAAGTGCAAATGCCGCGCGGGCGTCTGCAATCTGGGGCGCCAGACCAGCCATTCTCTCTTCCGGGTCGGGGCGCGGTGGTGGCTCATCACCCGAAAACATCTCCCGCATGGCCTTTTCGTACTCTTGCGGGTCCGCTGGTGTCTGGTTCAAGCGATACTTGAGGACAAACGCTGCAACACCTCTTTCCGCCAGAGCGCGGGCCACGTCCCAGCCTTCATTTTCCATGGACAGACTTGTGAAACCCCCGCCTGGTGCCACGACAACCGCCGCGCCGCTTGCCTTGGCAGGATCCGGAAGAAAGGGTGTCAGTGTCGCAACCGTAACATTGCGAACGAACCGACGGCCGTACTGATGGTGCCAGACCTCTGGGTTCTCCGCACCAGGTAGTGGACCAGTTCCAAGTTCGATTGCATCGGGCTGCGAAGGCGTGGTGATGGGCGTCATCGTGTCGTCGAGCGCATGTACCGCTGATGCAAGCACAGCAACCAAAGCAATTCCAGAGAACACCAGACGAGATTGGGTTGACCGCGCGACCGCGCGAATGGCCCAGAGACTTGATAGTTTTTTCATTTGCTCCTCCATCAGTTGTGTTGTGGTGGTCAGAATCAAGCTATAACGCACTGCAGATCGAAAGAATCGCCTATTGGCAAACGGTCTGACGCACAAATGCCTTTTCGAACCTCGCCGACTCAAAAGGAAATCGGTCCTTACTGCTTTCTCTGACTAAACGCCAGTGATTGCACGATAACAGGCGATTGAAATCTGCGTCAATGATCCGGGGAATTGGGTATGTCCGGCTTCCTGCATGAAGCAGGGACCAAGGCGCACGGCAAATTCTGCCACGTTCCTGGCACTGTCCCGCCCTATGTTTGCTAGATACTCGGCCAATACCCAAATAGCGTAACGTCGAGATCACCGATGGGTGTCAGTCACGGAGTGACTGTCACGAATTGAGCGGATCTTCCGGTTTTCCAGGCGTCTTGCATTCATCTCCTTTGATTTGGGAGGAGGCTGAGCTCTCACAAGGAGGTTTGCGCGTAGTGCTGAACGGAGTTGTGAGAAACGACTGGTTCGAATCTATTTCTTTCGAGCCTTAAGCCTTTTGAATTCCGCTTGCAGGGTGGGGTTTTGCATTGGAGTGAAGGCGTATTCGAGCTTCATGCCATCGGGATCTTGAAACCAAACCGCATAGTATCCGGGACTATAGCTCATCTCGCACGGGGGATCCAGCACGACTGCATCAATGCCTTTGAGAAGCTCGTAGAGCGAGTCGACTTCCTCTCGGGAGTTCGCATTCCATGCAAGATGCGCGAACCCGGGAGCCTCCTTGTCGTAGGTCTTGCCTTTGCCGGCTGTTCGGGTTCGCTTGATGATCAAGTCGCCGATTCCATCTTTGCTGCGGTAGAGGATGCAAGCCCCTATCCTGAGATGCTTGTAGTAGCCCAGATGCTCGCACAGTGGGTCATAGAATTTCTCGGAGGTGTCAACGCTGGCGACACGTAACTCGATGTGGTTGATTGAGGGCATATTCGATTCCTGGAGCGACTACAATGAGGCATGCGGGCCTTCGGCCGGCATGGGCCCTGGCGCCTGGTTCAGTGTCTTCTGTCCATTTGAAATGACGTCGCCTCGCTTCGGCGAGTAATTCTCTTGGGGAACTCCGTTCACCGTGATCGAGGGAAATACCATCCGCATTGCGACCGACTGGGCCATGCCAATCCCGGACTGCACATGCATGTGTAGGTGCGGTTCAGTCGAATTTCCCGAATTGCCGCACAATGCCAAAAAATCCCCCGCTTTGATCGGCTCCCCCGCCTCTCTCGCAATGGAACCCTGTTTGAAGTGGGCCAGCACTACGACGAATCCGTCAGGGGATTTCAGCATCAAATGATTCCCCATGGCTGATGACCGGTTAAGCTCTCCGGGAATGTTGTCCGGCACACCGTCCACCGCCACTTCCACGACCCCATCAATAGGCGAGTAAATCGGTTGCGCCCAGCATCCGTGACTTTCGTTCCTATTTGGATCCCCCTGACGGGTCTCGCTTTTGGTTCCGGATATGATCTTTCTGATATCGACGGCGCGATCTTGGGGAGGGCTTCCGATGTGGTGATTGTCCTTCGGATTTTCCCCACCCCAAGAAATGAACCATTCCCCATCGAAGGGCGCGTTTGCCAATACGACGTTCACGAAGGAACTCTGGCGTGGGGATTGCTTTGCCGTATGGACGGCGAAAGCAATGCCCGAGACTACACCGAGGATTCCTCCGAGCCCGAAGCCTAATGCGAAAACAACAGGTTTTTTCATGGTATTCGCCGAACGTCGAGGTCAGGCATGGAGTGACGCCAGCCTCACGTGATCGCCCGCACCGATTTGTTCAAGGGCTCCAGGTGGTCCAG
This is a stretch of genomic DNA from Opitutaceae bacterium. It encodes these proteins:
- a CDS encoding N-acetyltransferase, producing MTFTLDTLPDTVRIREAQSSDAPDIRGVHLAAFGDEGPLVADLALELMADKSAEPMLVLVAESEKGVVGSIIFSSVRIPGAKSGPSYLLAPLAVAPEFQHMGVGKQLIESGLTALRERGGELIFVLGDPRYYSRFGFSAEHKVRAPYDLPYPDAWMCRPLGKLVPELIEGQLACAESLKRPEHW
- a CDS encoding alpha/beta hydrolase; translated protein: MILTTTTQLMEEQMKKLSSLWAIRAVARSTQSRLVFSGIALVAVLASAVHALDDTMTPITTPSQPDAIELGTGPLPGAENPEVWHHQYGRRFVRNVTVATLTPFLPDPAKASGAAVVVAPGGGFTSLSMENEGWDVARALAERGVAAFVLKYRLNQTPADPQEYEKAMREMFSGDEPPPRPDPEERMAGLAPQIADARAAFALIRKHSAEWHIDAKRIGMVGFSAGAMLTLATTTNGEDAKPAFIGNIYGPLAPFNVPADAPPLFVALAADDPFFGNGGYGIIDSWRAAKRPVEFHLFEQGGHGFGMYPKETTSTGWFDAFARWLRMHGMMK
- a CDS encoding DUF4440 domain-containing protein, encoding MRKQVIMNKTMRLTTIAAVVVMSCLAMVGCNESGTTNSASIEELGQMNRDFAKALIAKDAAAAAMLYEANASLLPPNEPIVTGRDRIQEYWQGLIDAGLVDASVKTIDAESDGDLGYEIGTFELKFAGENGETITDGGKYTEILKRDATGKWISIYGMWSSNEPAPPQ
- a CDS encoding VOC family protein; translation: MPSINHIELRVASVDTSEKFYDPLCEHLGYYKHLRIGACILYRSKDGIGDLIIKRTRTAGKGKTYDKEAPGFAHLAWNANSREEVDSLYELLKGIDAVVLDPPCEMSYSPGYYAVWFQDPDGMKLEYAFTPMQNPTLQAEFKRLKARKK
- a CDS encoding amidohydrolase, which gives rise to MKSPIISVTAFCALAFAVSAETADTIYYNGTIVTMEDAQPKAEAVAVRDGRILAVGAKDEVFRTSGDDSDLINLGGRTMLPGFIDAHGHVMGGGLQALSANMLAPPDGDVRDIASLQQTLRDWMAENPRAVKEIKLVIGFGYDNAQLAELRHPTCDDLDAVSTDVPIVIVHQSGHIISVNSKALAVGEITAQTRNPTGGVIQRKEGGEQPNGVLEETAAFPLLLKLLGRVGSDGSRVFLKAGTELWARFGYTTAQDGRTMPAAVAAMKEVAGEGDLKIDVVAYPDVLIDRDLIKKEVSPTYKNRFRVGGAKLTIDGSPQGFTAWRDRPYYKPVGKYPPGYVGYPAATAEQVGDAVDWAFENDIQLLTHANGEAASDQLIAYIAAATEKHGRGDRRAVLIHGQFLREDQLDSFKSLDVIPSLFPMHTFYWGDWHREHTVGPALSNNISPTGWCVKKGMRFTTHHDAPVAFPDSMRVLDATVTRRSRSGDIIGPDQRVDVMTALKAMTIWPAWQHFEEDTKGSIAVGKLADFVILDQDPTVVDPETLDQIKVIRTIKEGTTIFELDTARKAVASFQSGNGSVFAFARAIGAFCPSAGGHRNHQSESCLCGSVAGLTSIITGGKAR
- a CDS encoding M23 family metallopeptidase, yielding MKKPVVFALGFGLGGILGVVSGIAFAVHTAKQSPRQSSFVNVVLANAPFDGEWFISWGGENPKDNHHIGSPPQDRAVDIRKIISGTKSETRQGDPNRNESHGCWAQPIYSPIDGVVEVAVDGVPDNIPGELNRSSAMGNHLMLKSPDGFVVVLAHFKQGSIAREAGEPIKAGDFLALCGNSGNSTEPHLHMHVQSGIGMAQSVAMRMVFPSITVNGVPQENYSPKRGDVISNGQKTLNQAPGPMPAEGPHASL
- a CDS encoding ester cyclase, with translation MRQFEEQGRMESENKELLRRFYAEVFADWNQELINELVAPEFRSHDWSVDSRTGPDGFRDFYNPVLGCFPDTHYEVEDIIAEGDKVVVRWKLLGTHEGEFRGIAPTGRSISMNGIAIYRVEGGKLRERWVVYDLFGLISQLQTTESG